One stretch of Microvirga lotononidis DNA includes these proteins:
- a CDS encoding cation diffusion facilitator family transporter: MDKIQKLALGSIFIGAVVFGLKYAAYYITGSIALYSDALESVINVVTAVAAFLAVRVSAAPADANHPYGHHKVEYFSAVLEGVLIIVAALAILRESYYGFLSPKMIDAPMEGLAINAIAGVINAFWSWVLINRGRRMRSPALVADGRHLFTDVMTSAGVLIGLLLVPFTGWHWLDSALAALVAVNILWSGWGLMKESIGGLMDEALPETTLSRVREIIAVNAQGAIEAHDLRTRHAGRMTFIDFHLVVPGQMSVTDAHDICDRLERALKEDVKDALITIHVEPDNKAKHAGIVVL, translated from the coding sequence ATGGACAAGATTCAGAAACTTGCCCTCGGCAGCATATTCATCGGCGCCGTTGTTTTCGGCCTGAAATATGCCGCCTATTACATCACGGGCAGCATTGCGCTCTATTCGGATGCGCTGGAGAGCGTCATCAACGTGGTGACGGCGGTTGCGGCCTTTCTGGCCGTGCGCGTGAGCGCTGCACCGGCGGATGCGAACCATCCTTACGGACATCACAAGGTAGAATATTTTTCCGCCGTTCTCGAAGGCGTGCTGATCATCGTGGCGGCGCTGGCCATCCTGCGGGAATCCTATTACGGATTCCTCTCGCCGAAGATGATCGATGCTCCCATGGAGGGCCTTGCGATCAATGCGATCGCCGGCGTCATCAATGCATTCTGGTCCTGGGTGCTGATCAACCGCGGACGGCGGATGCGCTCGCCCGCCCTCGTGGCCGACGGACGCCACCTCTTCACGGATGTGATGACCTCGGCGGGCGTCCTGATCGGTCTTCTGCTCGTTCCCTTCACCGGATGGCACTGGCTCGATTCCGCCCTCGCGGCCCTGGTTGCCGTCAACATTCTCTGGTCCGGCTGGGGCCTGATGAAGGAAAGCATCGGCGGCCTCATGGACGAGGCTCTTCCCGAGACCACGTTGAGCCGCGTCCGCGAGATCATCGCCGTCAATGCGCAAGGCGCCATCGAGGCCCACGACCTGCGCACGCGTCATGCCGGCCGGATGACCTTCATCGACTTTCATCTCGTCGTGCCGGGCCAGATGAGCGTGACCGACGCCCACGACATCTGCGACCGCCTTGAGCGCGCCCTCAAGGAGGACGTGAAGGACGCGCTCATCACAATCCACGTGGAGCCCGACAACAAGGCCAAGCACGCCGGCATCGTGGTGCTCTGA
- a CDS encoding CHASE2 domain-containing protein: MSGERPAAVDHGREPLWRHFVMAGLIAALLMPVLYFPPFHLIEARLYDILSVVSPPLPTRPGAVIVAIDEPSIGEIGQRWPWSRELHARLVESLRAAGAKAIAFDVIFADPTTEEADAAFAKVLGPDVVLAADDVTTLLSQGVQVTRVSPLDPFLDAGAATGVASVDLDGDAYLRRMPQMQDSFAAEALRLKGEPQAVAPSGALIQFFGPARSYPTVSYYQALDPTHFLPPGFFKDQVVLVGLSLKQATTADIGAPDTFPTPYTLTEGTLTAGVEAQATILDNLRHNLYVLPVPRLVMALLVIAGALLAAAFSAHGVSWRTGLAAAFLLAFFIAGSWVVLRFGRVWMPPAMPAAAALAVFGARFGLDYARERQLRRTVSEAFSRYLSPDLVAQLARDPAALKLGGERRNLSILFCDVRGFTTLSEKLKDEPERLTTLINRLLDPLSAAVLTEGGTIDKYIGDCVMAFWNAPLPSPDHPLRAARAAMGMLDAVKILNAELRREQGEDAPSFAIGVGINTGDCVVGNVGSRWRYDYSVLGDTVNLASRLESLSKEYGVSIVLGPATAKALQDHFVLIELDRIAVKGRAEKTAIFTIVAPASQRQDPALVELMDLHRTLLDSIRAGRRVEALELARRCQTLVPSLSAYYGKLLLKATALPE, encoded by the coding sequence GTGAGCGGCGAAAGGCCGGCAGCGGTCGATCACGGGCGCGAGCCTCTCTGGCGCCATTTCGTCATGGCGGGGCTCATCGCGGCGCTGCTGATGCCGGTCCTCTATTTCCCACCCTTCCATCTCATCGAAGCGCGGCTCTACGACATTCTCTCGGTCGTCTCGCCGCCCCTGCCGACGCGGCCTGGCGCCGTGATCGTGGCCATCGACGAACCGTCCATCGGGGAGATCGGCCAGCGCTGGCCCTGGTCGCGGGAGCTTCACGCCAGACTGGTCGAGAGTCTGCGTGCCGCGGGCGCGAAGGCGATCGCTTTCGACGTCATCTTCGCCGATCCCACTACGGAGGAAGCCGATGCGGCTTTCGCGAAGGTGCTCGGTCCCGACGTGGTGCTGGCCGCCGACGACGTGACGACGCTCCTGTCTCAAGGCGTTCAGGTGACCCGCGTCAGTCCGCTCGATCCCTTCCTCGATGCCGGTGCGGCCACCGGCGTGGCCTCCGTAGATCTCGACGGGGATGCCTATCTGCGCCGCATGCCGCAGATGCAGGACAGCTTCGCCGCCGAAGCGCTGCGCCTGAAGGGCGAACCGCAGGCCGTAGCTCCCTCGGGCGCGCTGATCCAGTTCTTCGGGCCGGCCCGCTCCTACCCGACCGTCTCCTATTATCAGGCTCTCGATCCGACGCATTTTCTGCCGCCCGGCTTCTTCAAGGATCAGGTCGTCCTGGTGGGCCTGAGCCTCAAGCAGGCGACCACCGCCGATATCGGCGCGCCCGATACCTTCCCGACGCCCTATACGCTGACCGAAGGAACTCTTACGGCCGGCGTGGAAGCACAGGCCACGATCCTCGATAATCTTCGCCATAATCTCTACGTTCTGCCCGTGCCGCGGCTCGTCATGGCGCTTCTGGTGATTGCTGGAGCCCTGCTCGCCGCTGCCTTCTCGGCCCATGGTGTCTCCTGGCGGACCGGGCTCGCGGCAGCCTTCCTGCTCGCCTTCTTCATCGCGGGATCCTGGGTCGTGCTCCGCTTCGGCCGAGTCTGGATGCCGCCCGCCATGCCGGCGGCAGCAGCGCTGGCGGTGTTCGGCGCGCGGTTCGGTCTCGACTACGCTCGCGAGCGCCAGCTGCGTCGCACGGTGTCGGAGGCCTTCTCGCGCTATCTCTCGCCGGACCTCGTGGCGCAGCTCGCGCGCGACCCGGCCGCCTTGAAGCTCGGAGGCGAGCGCCGCAATCTCTCGATCCTGTTCTGCGACGTGCGCGGCTTCACGACCCTGTCGGAGAAGCTGAAGGACGAGCCGGAGCGGCTGACGACATTGATCAACCGCCTGCTCGATCCGTTGTCCGCCGCCGTGCTCACGGAAGGCGGCACCATCGACAAGTATATCGGCGACTGCGTCATGGCGTTCTGGAATGCGCCGCTGCCGAGCCCCGACCATCCTCTGCGCGCCGCCCGCGCGGCCATGGGCATGCTGGATGCGGTCAAGATCCTGAATGCCGAACTGCGGCGCGAACAGGGCGAGGATGCCCCCTCCTTCGCCATCGGCGTCGGTATCAATACCGGCGATTGCGTGGTCGGCAATGTCGGCTCGCGCTGGCGCTACGATTACTCCGTCCTCGGCGATACGGTGAACCTCGCTTCACGCCTGGAAAGCCTGTCGAAGGAATACGGCGTCTCCATCGTGCTCGGTCCCGCAACGGCAAAAGCGCTGCAGGACCATTTCGTGCTGATCGAGCTCGATCGCATCGCCGTGAAGGGGCGTGCCGAGAAGACGGCGATCTTCACCATCGTTGCGCCCGCCTCGCAGCGCCAAGATCCGGCCCTGGTGGAGCTGATGGATCTGCATCGCACGCTGCTCGACAGCATCCGCGCCGGCCGGCGCGTGGAAGCGCTCGAACTCGCCCGCCGCTGCCAGACGCTCGTCCCCTCCCTGTCGGCGTATTACGGGAAGCTTCTGCTCAAGGCGACCGCCCTCCCGGAATGA
- a CDS encoding FecR domain-containing protein: MSFRSVTLLAATSVLALSCAAARAQVPVPRQAPAAGAIVAAKGGEEMRFVREDLWRAAQLQQSLVGGDTLRTNAVGNLAILFNDQTQIRVGRNSTLSVNEVASGPTDATQLSLQGGNIWARAARGGSGVDVKTPAAVAAIRGTDWSLAVDGTGKTSLVVLEGIVELKNPQGAVTVRQGEGAVAAVGQAPTKFVLVSPNDREQMLFYMSMREVFINLPTTTLSNTQFEAEKTRIEALPSASRTTEDWLTLAESLMNAGNRRAAAIPLAEARNRPMTKAQRARADYLEALMAGADRRWQDAMRLFERAKPGLDPRRRGWAEYGRYAAASLADPKRVQPAPKVPVRDPRTAEINAYLTGFRQDLKAAAAEAAASEKLFPKDAGLALLSASLAQDLDHREDMYAAYERAKAIDAADPDVVAFGATIKADYARDIDGALADLYRVVKSDPSFSLFNQIGLLEQGRGALIEAEAAFRRAIEMEPQNPIPYVNLAILLLDQSRVEEAGILIDKALALDPPTAYSARGRYLLQKGKMAQAIESLLAGSAVNPARSNDQLILADAYFQNGDYELAWQTLDNADRLDPRAPIVPILRTAFALDLYMADEAILAAREALRRYRDRGGDYAGLSVTKQTGSYPVEAYRFINLHDWARFYADRTFDPFEAQGYFDQAIASRPGLFPTEPTLDAAEGTDLNSAALNLSIQGLLLDPLAVSGRIGRFDPIRRPFLDTEIGGGPVVRGGKVGWDAGVLVNGFSNEPVPTSFSLSASAGEAKGNLTADNERAKGITLSIGSAPSAADRFMFMGWATEGRPGLTDVNRLDLTEHIDRDETTLFGVAGWSHTFGYRNVLSAAVFATRNETLDRGNRWDYSAPAEFGFPDVIHTLWTEKQRVDGVVGAVSHAIGIGDFNLRYGLEAQAGQLRYSGLSNSHLSWFSGSEDDLQDATAFDSPFRGGRAYADLSWRPNDRFEAQAGIHRTFLDVKNADPDVWVSPRFGIGVSPLEGQWLRAAYIENADTYLSYSLAPATTVGLIPNDTPASGPTKSIVLRWDAEWTPHVFTALEYQRQTLNDLNVPRINTLTSFDDIEKARAEWLAATINVWLGHGIGVFGSVGGATSKILATAAFRDGQGVGEPIPYVPERFARFGMTFVHPSRLRFTLTQNYIGERSGSYDNDRLAAYWTTDAAITWETPDRRFQFGVTALNLFDQRYDFGFDIPAPGRTVAASVKARF; the protein is encoded by the coding sequence ATGTCGTTCCGATCCGTCACGCTTCTGGCCGCCACAAGCGTCCTGGCGCTCTCCTGTGCCGCCGCGCGGGCCCAAGTTCCCGTGCCGCGCCAGGCACCCGCCGCAGGCGCCATCGTGGCGGCCAAGGGCGGCGAGGAAATGCGCTTCGTGCGCGAGGATCTCTGGCGCGCCGCCCAGCTGCAGCAGAGCCTCGTCGGCGGCGATACCCTGCGCACCAACGCCGTCGGCAACCTGGCGATCCTGTTCAACGACCAGACCCAGATCCGCGTCGGGCGCAACTCGACCCTGAGCGTCAACGAGGTGGCGAGCGGACCGACCGACGCGACCCAGCTCAGCCTTCAGGGCGGCAACATCTGGGCCCGTGCCGCCCGCGGCGGCTCGGGGGTCGACGTCAAGACGCCGGCGGCGGTTGCGGCGATCCGCGGCACGGACTGGTCGCTGGCGGTGGATGGCACCGGCAAGACCTCGCTCGTTGTGCTCGAAGGCATCGTCGAGCTCAAGAATCCGCAAGGCGCGGTGACGGTTCGTCAAGGCGAGGGAGCCGTGGCGGCCGTCGGCCAGGCGCCGACGAAATTCGTTCTCGTCAGCCCGAACGACCGCGAGCAGATGCTCTTCTACATGTCGATGCGGGAGGTGTTCATCAACCTGCCGACGACAACCCTGAGCAATACACAATTCGAGGCTGAAAAAACCCGGATCGAGGCCCTGCCGTCCGCGAGCCGCACGACGGAAGACTGGCTCACCCTTGCCGAAAGCCTCATGAATGCGGGTAACAGGCGCGCGGCGGCAATCCCTCTCGCGGAAGCCAGGAACCGCCCGATGACCAAGGCACAGCGGGCTCGCGCCGATTATCTCGAAGCTCTCATGGCCGGTGCGGATCGCCGCTGGCAGGATGCGATGAGGCTGTTCGAGCGTGCGAAGCCGGGCCTCGATCCCCGGCGGCGCGGCTGGGCCGAATACGGCCGCTATGCCGCGGCCTCCCTGGCGGATCCGAAGCGGGTGCAGCCCGCCCCGAAGGTTCCGGTCCGGGATCCGAGGACGGCGGAAATCAACGCCTATCTCACCGGTTTCCGCCAAGATCTCAAAGCCGCCGCCGCCGAGGCCGCGGCATCCGAGAAGCTGTTTCCGAAAGATGCCGGGCTTGCCCTGCTCTCGGCCTCCCTCGCCCAGGACCTCGACCATCGCGAGGACATGTACGCAGCCTATGAACGCGCCAAGGCGATCGACGCCGCGGATCCGGACGTGGTGGCCTTCGGGGCGACGATCAAGGCGGATTATGCCCGCGACATCGACGGAGCGCTGGCCGATCTCTACAGGGTTGTGAAGTCCGATCCGAGTTTCTCGCTCTTCAACCAGATCGGCCTTCTCGAACAGGGCCGGGGCGCCTTGATCGAGGCCGAGGCCGCCTTCCGGCGGGCCATCGAGATGGAGCCGCAGAACCCGATTCCCTACGTCAACTTGGCCATCCTTCTCCTCGATCAGAGCCGGGTGGAAGAGGCAGGCATTCTCATCGACAAGGCGCTGGCCCTCGACCCACCCACGGCCTACTCGGCCCGCGGGCGCTATCTTCTGCAGAAGGGCAAGATGGCTCAGGCCATCGAGTCCTTGCTGGCCGGATCCGCCGTCAATCCGGCCCGTTCGAACGATCAGCTCATCCTGGCCGATGCCTATTTCCAGAACGGCGATTACGAACTCGCCTGGCAGACCCTCGACAATGCCGACCGGCTCGATCCCAGGGCCCCCATCGTGCCCATCCTGCGCACGGCTTTCGCCCTCGATCTCTACATGGCCGACGAGGCGATCCTCGCCGCGCGCGAGGCCCTGCGGCGCTACCGGGATCGCGGCGGGGACTATGCGGGCCTGTCAGTCACCAAGCAGACCGGCTCATACCCGGTGGAGGCCTACCGCTTCATCAACCTGCATGACTGGGCGCGCTTCTATGCCGACCGGACCTTCGATCCCTTCGAGGCGCAAGGCTATTTCGACCAGGCGATCGCCAGCAGGCCGGGCCTGTTCCCGACGGAGCCTACCCTCGATGCGGCAGAAGGCACGGACCTCAACAGCGCGGCCCTGAATCTCTCGATTCAGGGGTTGCTCCTCGACCCCCTGGCCGTTTCCGGCCGCATCGGGCGCTTCGACCCCATCCGCAGACCGTTTCTCGATACCGAGATCGGAGGCGGTCCCGTGGTGCGCGGCGGCAAGGTCGGCTGGGACGCGGGCGTGCTGGTCAACGGCTTCTCCAACGAGCCGGTGCCGACGAGCTTCAGCCTGTCCGCGAGCGCCGGCGAGGCCAAAGGCAACCTGACGGCCGACAACGAGAGAGCAAAAGGCATCACGCTCAGCATCGGTTCGGCACCGAGCGCAGCCGACCGGTTCATGTTCATGGGCTGGGCGACCGAGGGCAGGCCGGGCCTGACGGATGTCAACCGTCTCGATCTCACCGAACATATCGATCGGGACGAGACGACCCTCTTCGGCGTGGCCGGCTGGAGCCACACGTTCGGCTACCGCAATGTCCTCTCGGCTGCCGTGTTCGCGACGCGGAATGAGACGCTCGACCGTGGGAATCGATGGGACTATTCCGCACCGGCGGAGTTCGGATTTCCTGATGTCATTCACACGTTGTGGACCGAGAAGCAGCGCGTCGACGGCGTCGTCGGGGCGGTGAGCCACGCCATCGGGATCGGCGACTTCAATCTGCGCTACGGCCTGGAAGCTCAGGCTGGCCAGCTGCGATACAGCGGCCTCAGCAACAGTCACCTATCTTGGTTCTCCGGATCAGAGGACGATCTGCAGGACGCGACGGCCTTCGACAGTCCCTTCCGGGGCGGCCGTGCCTACGCCGATCTGTCGTGGCGGCCGAACGATCGGTTCGAGGCTCAGGCCGGCATCCATCGCACCTTCCTCGACGTGAAGAACGCCGATCCCGATGTCTGGGTGTCGCCGCGCTTCGGTATCGGCGTGTCGCCGCTGGAAGGGCAATGGCTGCGCGCGGCCTATATCGAGAATGCCGATACCTATCTGAGCTACTCTCTCGCACCTGCGACCACGGTCGGGCTGATCCCGAACGACACGCCCGCGAGCGGACCGACGAAGAGCATTGTTCTGCGTTGGGATGCGGAATGGACGCCGCACGTCTTCACGGCCCTGGAATATCAGCGGCAGACGCTGAATGACCTCAACGTCCCGAGAATCAACACGCTGACCAGCTTCGACGATATCGAGAAGGCGCGCGCCGAGTGGCTCGCCGCCACGATCAATGTCTGGCTCGGTCACGGCATCGGCGTGTTCGGCTCCGTCGGCGGAGCCACTTCGAAAATTCTGGCGACCGCGGCGTTCCGAGACGGTCAGGGCGTGGGTGAGCCGATCCCCTATGTTCCGGAACGCTTCGCACGGTTCGGGATGACGTTCGTGCATCCGAGCCGCCTGCGGTTCACGCTGACCCAGAACTACATCGGCGAACGGTCCGGCTCCTACGACAACGACCGGCTGGCAGCCTATTGGACGACGGACGCGGCGATCACCTGGGAGACGCCCGACCGGCGCTTCCAGTTCGGCGTGACGGCGCTCAACCTGTTCGACCAACGCTACGATTTCGGCTTCGACATTCCGGCTCCCGGCCGCACGGTCGCGGCCTCCGTCAAGGCTCGGTTCTAG
- a CDS encoding response regulator: MTDSVTSDGDLNGLRILVVEDEAAISLLLEDMLLDFGCEVIGPAARLSAALDAVAREQVDLAILDVNVAGEPIYPVAEALAQRSIPFVFSTGYGSAGIRDAFRDRPVLQKPFAQHDLKQKLLIACGRTA, translated from the coding sequence GTGACCGACAGCGTAACGAGCGATGGAGATCTCAATGGCCTGCGTATCCTCGTCGTCGAGGATGAAGCCGCGATCTCCCTGCTCCTGGAAGACATGCTTCTCGATTTCGGCTGCGAGGTGATCGGTCCGGCAGCCCGCCTGTCCGCGGCCCTGGACGCCGTGGCGCGCGAACAGGTCGATCTGGCCATCCTCGACGTGAACGTCGCCGGCGAGCCCATCTATCCGGTCGCCGAAGCCCTGGCGCAGCGTTCGATCCCCTTCGTCTTCTCGACCGGCTACGGCAGCGCAGGCATTCGTGACGCCTTCCGTGATCGTCCGGTCCTGCAGAAGCCCTTTGCCCAGCACGATCTGAAGCAGAAGCTCCTGATTGCCTGCGGCAGGACGGCCTGA
- a CDS encoding glutamine amidotransferase → MPRRRPKAPILIVLHQEHSTPGRVGRLLLERGYHLDIRRPRFGDSLPETLAEHTGAVIFGGPMSANDPDDFIKAEIDWIEVPLKENKPYLGLCLGAQMMAKQLGGRVWSHPEGRAEIGYYPLLPTAAGEALSEDWGVPWPSHVYHWHREGFDCPTGAETLATGDDFPTQAIRAGEKAFGLQFHPEVTHAMMCRWTVHAEERLKMPGAQDRVRQLAGRFQHDPHVSRWLDRFLDHWLDDPMPKRLRT, encoded by the coding sequence ATGCCTAGGCGGCGTCCCAAAGCACCCATTCTCATCGTCCTGCATCAGGAACACTCGACGCCCGGCCGGGTCGGGCGCCTGCTCCTGGAGCGCGGCTACCACCTCGACATCCGCCGCCCGCGCTTCGGGGATTCTTTGCCCGAGACGCTCGCCGAGCACACGGGAGCCGTGATCTTCGGCGGCCCGATGAGCGCCAACGATCCGGACGATTTCATCAAGGCTGAGATCGACTGGATCGAGGTGCCGCTCAAGGAGAACAAGCCCTATCTCGGCCTCTGCCTGGGTGCACAGATGATGGCGAAGCAGCTCGGCGGTCGCGTCTGGTCCCACCCCGAAGGCCGGGCTGAGATTGGTTATTATCCCCTGCTGCCTACGGCCGCCGGCGAGGCATTGAGCGAAGATTGGGGCGTGCCCTGGCCGAGCCATGTCTATCACTGGCACCGGGAAGGCTTCGATTGCCCCACGGGTGCCGAGACCCTGGCCACGGGAGACGATTTTCCGACCCAGGCGATCCGGGCCGGCGAGAAGGCCTTCGGCCTCCAGTTCCACCCCGAGGTCACCCACGCCATGATGTGCCGCTGGACGGTTCATGCGGAGGAGCGGCTGAAGATGCCGGGTGCGCAGGACCGGGTGCGCCAGCTCGCCGGGCGCTTCCAGCACGATCCGCACGTCTCCCGCTGGCTCGACCGGTTCCTCGACCATTGGCTTGATGACCCCATGCCGAAGCGCCTGCGGACCTGA
- a CDS encoding helix-turn-helix domain-containing protein produces the protein MDESRKLFVGPRLKRLRRELNMSQSRMAEELGLSPSYLNLMERNQRPITAQVLIRLAHAYQLDPREFANDDRERTVSELEEVFADPLFRSTPVARLELRETVESAPSLVDAINRLYRAYQAMRGAREAVPTSLSDRDRAEDAPQVNPVDRVRELIHEAKNHFAELDEAAETLASDLALTGHEPFFAIAERLHARHGIRVRVMPIDVMPDSLRRYDHHRRQLLISELVDPSGRTFQAAYQLAFTEMRETIDALAARLEPVDGPARRLLRVSFGNYFAGALMMPYGKFHAAAEALGYDVEVLGARFGASFEQVAHRLTTLARPGARGIPFFLVRVDSAGNVSKRFSSGRFPFSQFGGTCPLWNLHSTFRTPGQVATQVIELPDTSRWFSIARTVKRAFNPWGAPDPQFVVGLGCELKYAHRLVYARGLDLSSADATPIGINCRLCERVACPQRAAPPLMHALIVDEMKRGVSPFEFDAT, from the coding sequence ATGGATGAGAGCAGAAAGCTTTTCGTTGGCCCCCGGCTCAAGCGGCTGCGGCGGGAACTCAACATGAGCCAGTCCCGCATGGCCGAGGAGCTCGGCCTCTCACCGAGCTATCTGAACCTGATGGAGCGCAACCAGCGCCCGATCACCGCCCAGGTGCTGATCCGCCTTGCCCATGCCTATCAGCTCGACCCGCGCGAATTCGCCAACGACGATCGCGAGCGCACCGTCTCGGAACTGGAGGAGGTTTTCGCCGACCCGCTGTTCCGCTCGACCCCGGTCGCCCGGCTCGAATTGCGCGAGACCGTGGAGAGCGCCCCCTCCCTGGTCGATGCCATCAACCGGCTCTACCGGGCCTATCAGGCCATGCGCGGCGCCCGCGAGGCCGTGCCCACGAGCCTCAGCGACCGGGACCGGGCGGAGGATGCGCCCCAGGTCAACCCGGTCGACCGGGTCAGGGAGCTGATCCACGAGGCCAAGAACCATTTCGCCGAGCTGGACGAGGCCGCCGAGACCCTGGCGTCGGACCTCGCCCTGACGGGCCACGAGCCCTTCTTCGCCATCGCCGAGCGCCTGCACGCCCGGCACGGGATCCGCGTGCGCGTCATGCCCATCGACGTGATGCCGGATTCCTTACGCCGCTACGACCACCACCGGCGACAGCTCCTGATATCCGAGCTTGTCGATCCATCTGGCAGGACCTTCCAGGCCGCCTACCAGCTGGCTTTCACCGAGATGCGCGAAACCATCGACGCCCTCGCGGCCCGTCTCGAGCCGGTGGACGGGCCCGCCCGGCGGCTGCTGCGCGTCTCCTTCGGCAATTACTTTGCCGGCGCCCTCATGATGCCCTATGGCAAATTCCATGCGGCTGCGGAAGCGCTCGGCTACGACGTGGAGGTGCTGGGCGCCCGTTTCGGCGCGAGCTTCGAGCAGGTGGCGCACCGGCTCACGACGCTGGCCCGCCCCGGTGCCCGGGGCATTCCGTTCTTCCTGGTGCGGGTGGATTCGGCCGGCAACGTCTCGAAGCGGTTCTCCTCCGGCCGTTTCCCGTTCTCGCAATTCGGCGGCACCTGCCCGCTCTGGAACCTTCATTCCACCTTCCGGACCCCGGGACAGGTGGCCACGCAGGTGATCGAGCTGCCGGACACCTCGCGCTGGTTCTCCATCGCCCGCACGGTGAAGCGCGCCTTCAACCCTTGGGGAGCGCCCGATCCGCAATTCGTCGTGGGCCTCGGCTGCGAGCTGAAATACGCCCATCGCCTCGTCTACGCGCGGGGGCTCGACCTGTCCTCGGCGGATGCGACCCCCATCGGCATCAATTGCCGCCTGTGCGAACGCGTCGCCTGCCCGCAACGCGCCGCCCCGCCCCTCATGCACGCCCTGATCGTCGACGAGATGAAGCGCGGCGTCTCGCCCTTCGAGTTCGACGCGACGTGA
- the aceA gene encoding isocitrate lyase, with protein sequence MTSQPNPGSLQDLIPAAPTGRFDGVRRPYSAEDVARLRGSFPIAHTLAERGAQRLWQLLHERPYVHSLGAMTGNQAMQMARAGLEAIYLSGWQVAADSNVAGAMYPDQSLYPANSGPELCRRINRTFQRADQIEHAEGGAKRDWFLPIVADAEAGFGGPLNTFEIMKAYIEAGAAGVHFEDQLASEKKCGHLGGKVLIPTSAHERNLIAARLAADVMGTSTLIMARTDAESAKLITSDVDERDRPFIEPDSRTPEGFYRLKEGTGLDHCIARGLAYAELADLLWWETSHPDLDDARKFAEAIHQRYPGKLLAYNCSPSFNWKKKLDDATIAKFQRELGAMGYKFQFVTLAGFHQLNFGMFDLASGYRDRGMGAYSELQVREFAAETDGYTATRHQREVGTGYFDQVSVVITGGKSSTTAMAESTETAQFQTSAKLQAAE encoded by the coding sequence ATGACCAGCCAGCCGAACCCGGGTTCCCTGCAGGACCTGATCCCCGCCGCTCCCACGGGGCGTTTCGATGGTGTCCGCAGGCCCTATTCGGCCGAGGACGTGGCCCGGCTGCGTGGGTCCTTCCCTATCGCCCACACGCTGGCCGAGCGCGGGGCCCAGCGTCTCTGGCAGCTCCTGCACGAGCGTCCCTACGTCCATTCGCTGGGCGCCATGACCGGCAATCAGGCCATGCAGATGGCCCGCGCCGGGCTCGAGGCGATCTATCTCTCCGGCTGGCAGGTGGCGGCGGATTCGAACGTGGCCGGCGCCATGTATCCCGACCAATCGCTCTATCCGGCCAATTCCGGCCCCGAACTGTGCCGGCGCATCAACCGCACCTTCCAGCGGGCCGACCAGATCGAGCATGCGGAGGGCGGCGCCAAGCGCGACTGGTTCCTGCCCATCGTGGCGGACGCGGAGGCCGGCTTCGGCGGGCCGCTCAACACCTTCGAGATCATGAAGGCCTATATCGAGGCCGGCGCCGCAGGCGTGCATTTCGAGGACCAGCTCGCCTCGGAGAAGAAGTGCGGCCATCTCGGTGGAAAGGTGCTCATCCCGACCTCCGCCCATGAGCGCAACCTGATCGCCGCACGGCTCGCCGCCGACGTGATGGGCACCTCGACCCTGATCATGGCCCGCACGGATGCAGAATCGGCCAAGCTCATCACCTCCGACGTGGACGAGCGCGACCGGCCCTTCATCGAGCCCGACAGCCGCACCCCGGAAGGTTTCTATCGCCTGAAGGAAGGCACCGGCCTCGACCATTGCATCGCCCGCGGCCTCGCCTATGCGGAGCTCGCCGATCTTCTGTGGTGGGAAACCTCGCATCCCGATCTCGACGATGCGCGCAAATTCGCCGAAGCGATCCACCAGCGCTATCCGGGCAAGCTCCTGGCCTACAATTGCTCGCCTTCCTTCAATTGGAAGAAGAAGCTGGACGACGCCACCATCGCCAAGTTCCAGCGCGAGCTCGGCGCCATGGGCTACAAATTCCAGTTCGTGACGCTCGCTGGCTTCCACCAGCTCAATTTCGGCATGTTCGATCTGGCGAGCGGCTACCGCGACCGCGGCATGGGTGCCTATTCCGAGCTCCAAGTCCGCGAATTCGCCGCCGAGACCGACGGCTATACGGCCACCCGCCACCAGCGCGAAGTCGGGACCGGCTATTTCGACCAAGTCTCGGTGGTCATCACCGGCGGCAAGTCCTCCACCACGGCGATGGCGGAATCTACCGAGACCGCGCAGTTCCAGACCTCGGCCAAGCTCCAGGCGGCCGAATGA
- a CDS encoding DUF4170 domain-containing protein: MMKSRFWVVGGEYTSCDCETIVQGTERVVGPFDSRTEAERTWRSLSEDHRPQAQVRFTIAQEPPSTLSA; the protein is encoded by the coding sequence ATGATGAAGTCACGTTTCTGGGTGGTCGGCGGCGAGTACACCTCCTGCGACTGCGAAACCATCGTCCAGGGCACCGAGCGGGTGGTCGGTCCCTTCGACAGCCGGACCGAGGCCGAGCGCACCTGGCGCAGCCTGTCCGAGGATCATCGTCCCCAGGCCCAGGTCCGCTTCACCATCGCCCAGGAGCCCCCGTCGACCCTGAGCGCCTGA